One genomic window of Bartonella sp. HY038 includes the following:
- a CDS encoding PAS domain-containing protein, with amino-acid sequence MSELDFLRQVVAQAPGFVTVFLGREYRYAFMNRGMEVMLRGRNVIGQTVFETLPADLCHEITNRLDRVWKTGKPFMAKALAYRTYDKNKNDIIVRYGDFLHQPIKNHDGKMVGIYVQGIDVTDRKIAQENLAFLKHQSISLMRDIIIMIENSVDHALETADNLDSVYNDVQRRFDLLAELQASFLSNTNGNRSLHSIIRSAISLIMPNAQAIKISGQPIELDRNYQLALVLLMQDMARNAIKNGVAPEKIHISWKRNGQNKINIAWQEKAIETDKCQLSSLDSTVVNRLMTLNQKNKIKSSRRSQNIEYVLDLCLEGA; translated from the coding sequence TTGTCTGAGCTCGATTTTTTAAGGCAAGTCGTCGCGCAGGCTCCAGGTTTTGTTACTGTATTTTTGGGTCGTGAATATCGCTATGCTTTTATGAATAGAGGCATGGAAGTGATGCTGCGCGGACGCAATGTTATCGGCCAAACCGTTTTTGAAACCTTGCCCGCTGATCTTTGTCATGAAATTACAAATCGACTTGACCGCGTTTGGAAAACCGGAAAACCTTTCATGGCCAAAGCCTTAGCCTATCGAACTTACGATAAGAATAAGAATGATATTATTGTGCGTTATGGTGACTTTTTGCATCAACCGATTAAAAACCATGATGGCAAAATGGTGGGCATCTATGTGCAAGGGATTGATGTTACCGATCGAAAAATTGCACAAGAAAATTTGGCGTTTTTAAAGCATCAGTCTATAAGCCTTATGCGTGATATTATAATCATGATCGAAAACTCGGTTGATCATGCATTAGAAACAGCTGATAATCTGGATAGTGTTTATAACGACGTGCAACGTCGCTTTGATTTATTGGCAGAGTTACAGGCAAGTTTTTTAAGCAATACGAATGGCAATAGAAGTCTACACAGCATTATTCGAAGCGCGATATCGCTCATAATGCCTAATGCGCAAGCTATAAAAATTAGTGGGCAACCAATTGAACTAGACCGCAATTACCAATTAGCTTTGGTGTTGTTGATGCAAGACATGGCACGCAATGCTATTAAAAACGGGGTAGCGCCTGAAAAAATCCATATAAGTTGGAAGCGAAACGGCCAAAATAAGATAAATATAGCTTGGCAAGAAAAAGCGATCGAAACGGATAAGTGTCAATTATCAAGCCTTGATAGCACTGTTGTAAATAGATTAATGACGCTGAACCAGAAAAATAAGATAAAATCGTCAAGACGTTCGCAAAATATTGAATATGTACTTGACCTATGTCTTGAAGGTGCATGA
- a CDS encoding PAS domain-containing protein, which produces MTNVKKLPELAFLQDLLAQAPGFVMIFLGEDYRFAFTNKEVEVMLGGMDVIGLSIKELAPEPLRKDIVGRLDSVWKTGKPFMARELPYRAFINNGPDFKIRYADFLHHPIRDKEGEIIGIYVQGTDVTERKHFHENLALLKQQSVSVVRDIVKMIERSVDEVLSRESDTVSAEMELQRRFDLLVEVQASFIDMQGLSKDIEETIRNALSLMVADISAISIKGDRVALSALYQPPLILLIQGLIHDAIDNNIELKNINIYWRVLDNNMLNIVWREQRLNSLHDTNGDIDNSLIYRLININPNNNLSTLQEDGVLEYNIDICLDV; this is translated from the coding sequence TTGACTAACGTTAAAAAACTTCCAGAATTGGCATTTTTACAGGATTTGCTCGCGCAAGCCCCAGGATTTGTGATGATTTTTTTAGGAGAAGATTACCGGTTCGCTTTTACAAATAAGGAAGTTGAAGTGATGCTTGGTGGTATGGATGTAATCGGTTTAAGCATTAAAGAACTTGCACCTGAACCATTACGAAAGGATATAGTCGGCCGTTTAGATTCAGTTTGGAAAACTGGAAAACCATTTATGGCGCGTGAGCTGCCTTATCGTGCTTTTATCAATAACGGTCCTGACTTTAAAATTCGCTATGCCGATTTTTTGCATCATCCTATTCGCGACAAGGAAGGCGAGATTATTGGCATTTATGTGCAGGGAACAGATGTAACAGAACGTAAGCATTTTCATGAAAATCTTGCTTTATTGAAACAACAATCGGTAAGCGTGGTTCGTGATATAGTCAAAATGATTGAGCGTTCAGTTGATGAAGTATTAAGCCGTGAAAGTGATACAGTAAGCGCTGAAATGGAATTACAACGCCGCTTTGATCTCTTGGTTGAAGTTCAAGCATCTTTTATTGATATGCAGGGCTTATCTAAAGATATTGAGGAAACTATCAGGAATGCATTATCATTAATGGTGGCTGATATCAGCGCTATTTCTATTAAGGGCGATCGTGTTGCTTTGAGTGCGCTTTACCAACCTCCTTTGATACTTTTAATACAAGGGCTCATTCACGATGCGATTGACAATAATATTGAGCTTAAAAATATTAACATATATTGGCGCGTCTTGGATAACAATATGTTGAATATTGTTTGGCGAGAACAAAGGCTCAATTCACTCCATGATACTAATGGCGATATTGACAATAGCCTTATTTATCGTTTGATTAATATTAATCCTAACAATAATCTTTCCACACTTCAGGAAGATGGCGTTTTGGAATATAATATTGATATATGTCTTGATGTTTGA
- a CDS encoding aspartate-semialdehyde dehydrogenase, translating into MGYKVAIVGATGNVGREMLNILEERGFPADEIIPLASRRSLGTEVSYGDRTLKVRALDNYDFSDTDICLMSAGGTISKEWSPKIAAQGCVVIDNSSAWRYNSDVPLIVPEVNPDAINDFKKRNIIANPNCSTAQLLVVLKPLHDAATIKRVVVSTYQSVSGAGKEGMDELFEQARGVFVGDPISVKKFTKRIAFNVIPHIDVFMEDGYTKEEWKMVAETKKMLDPKIKMTATAVRVPVFIGHGEAVNVEFDKPISAEEARELLRDAPGVQVVDKHEDGGYVTPHEAAGEDDTFVSRIREDITVENGLSFWVVADNLRKGAALNAVQIAELLVAKGLLTPKSAA; encoded by the coding sequence ATGGGTTATAAGGTTGCAATTGTAGGCGCGACAGGCAATGTTGGCCGTGAAATGCTTAACATCTTAGAAGAACGCGGCTTTCCTGCAGATGAAATTATTCCTCTTGCTTCAAGACGCAGTTTAGGAACAGAAGTTTCCTATGGTGACAGAACGCTTAAAGTTCGCGCCCTTGATAATTATGATTTTTCCGATACTGATATTTGCCTTATGTCGGCTGGTGGTACTATTTCAAAAGAATGGTCTCCTAAGATTGCCGCACAGGGCTGTGTCGTTATCGACAATTCCTCGGCATGGCGTTATAATTCTGATGTGCCTTTGATTGTACCTGAAGTTAATCCTGATGCGATTAATGATTTTAAAAAGCGCAATATTATTGCCAATCCAAATTGCTCAACTGCACAGCTTTTAGTCGTGTTAAAGCCTTTACATGATGCAGCGACCATCAAGCGCGTTGTTGTATCCACCTACCAATCGGTATCAGGTGCAGGTAAGGAAGGCATGGACGAACTTTTTGAACAAGCACGCGGCGTTTTCGTTGGTGATCCAATCTCGGTTAAAAAGTTTACCAAGCGCATTGCTTTTAACGTTATTCCTCATATTGATGTCTTTATGGAAGATGGCTACACCAAGGAAGAATGGAAAATGGTAGCCGAAACCAAAAAGATGCTTGATCCAAAGATCAAGATGACCGCAACAGCTGTGCGTGTTCCTGTCTTTATTGGCCATGGTGAAGCGGTTAATGTTGAATTTGACAAGCCAATTAGCGCTGAAGAAGCCCGCGAATTATTGCGTGACGCTCCAGGTGTTCAGGTAGTTGATAAGCACGAAGATGGTGGTTATGTCACACCCCATGAAGCTGCAGGCGAAGATGATACTTTTGTTAGCCGTATCCGCGAAGATATCACCGTTGAAAACGGCTTATCTTTCTGGGTGGTTGCTGATAATTTGCGCAAGGGCGCTGCCCTAAACGCAGTACAAATTGCTGAGCTTCTCGTTGCCAAGGGTCTATTGACACCTAAATCAGCCGCATAA